A window of the Henckelia pumila isolate YLH828 chromosome 3, ASM3356847v2, whole genome shotgun sequence genome harbors these coding sequences:
- the LOC140887036 gene encoding probable inactive receptor kinase At5g67200 isoform X1, with translation MKLNIVRLLFSLSFLPFVLSLRANGRGSGGVGVDGGAVASLPADAISLLAFKSAADLDGKLLYTTNERFDYCQWQGVKCAQGRVVRYIVQGFGLRGTVSDASLTNLDQLRVLSLKNNSLFGTLPDFSLLINLKTLFLDHNHFSGAFPLSLLSLHRILILDLSQNNFTGLLPENLTVLDRLSYLRLDSNRFNGPIPPLNQTLLEVFNVSNNNLTGPVPVTPTLKKFQVSSFLHNPNLCGEVINKPCQDSPFFNSSAGSASVASPPSPLLQNAQSQQGLSIVSPPNQHKHRKNVGLILGFVIAVLILTAAGLSLMALIKKRRENRDQIEAIEENQFPEETTVTKTQRDTTLVSLRTDQNTNPGNQEAKKVKSDEQKQVIKSGKLLFCSGDEEVYTMDQLMRASAELLGRGTLGTTYKAVMASQLIVSVKRLDACKTAITGGDAFEQHMESVGMLRHPNLVSVRAYFQAKQERLIIYDYQPNGSLFNLIHAGSRSARAKPLHWTSCLKIAEDVAQGLAYIHQASKFIHGNLKSSNVLLGSDFEACVTDYCLATLADPSSDDDPDNTGYKAPETRKSPRKSTAKSDVYAFGTLLLELLTGKPPSQHPFLAPPDMPDWVRAMREDDAEDDTRLRMLVEVASMCSLTSAEQRPTMWQVLKMITNIKEIMDDSSRDLQNGYL, from the exons ATGAAGCTCAACATCGTGAGACTCTTATTTTCTTTGTCATTTCTGCCTTTCGTACTCAGCCTTCGTGCTAACGGCAGGGGGAGCGGAGGTGTCGGCGTAGATGGCGGCGCAGTTGCCTCTCTTCCCGCTGATGCTATCTCACTTCTGGCATTCAAGTCAGCGGCGGACTTGGACGGGAAACTTCTCTACACCACTAACGAAAGGTTCGATTACTGCCAATGGCAAGGCGTGAAATGCGCGCAAGGCCGCGTCGTGCGGTACATTGTCCAGGGCTTCGGCCTCCGGGGAACTGTTTCCGACGCCTCGCTCACGAACCTCGACCAGCTCCGTGTCCTGAGTCTCAAAAACAACTCGCTTTTCGGTACCCTCCCCGACTTCTCCCTTCTCATAAACCTCAAAACTCTCTTTTTAGACCATAACCACTTCTCCGGAGCTTTCCCTCTCTCCCTTTTGTCTCTCCACCGAATCTTGATTCTTGATTTGTCTCAGAACAACTTCACCGGCCTCTTGCCGGAGAATTTGACGGTTTTAGACCGATTGAGTTACCTCCGGCTGGATTCAAACCGGTTCAATGGGCCCATTCCTCCATTAAACCAGACTTTATTGGAAGTGTTCAATGTTTCTAATAATAACCTCACCGGTCCTGTACCTGTGACCCCAACTCTCAAGAAATTCCAAGTTTCCTCCTTTCTACATAATCCCAACCTCTGCGGTGAGGTTATCAACAAACCTTGTCAAGATTCACCTTTCTTTAACTCATCGGCCGGCAGCGCCAGCGTGGCCTCACCTCCATCGCCGCTTCTGCAGAACGCACAGTCCCAGCAAGGGTTAAGCATCGTTTCACCCCCGAATCAGCATAAACATCGTAAAAACGTAGGCTTGATTCTGGGTTTTGTGATTGCTGTCCTGATTCTAACGGCAGCTGGTTTAAGCCTTATGGCGTTGatcaagaaaagaagagaaaacagAGACCAGATTGAAGCCATCGAAGAAAACCAATTCCCTGAGGAAACCACAGTCACTAAAACTCAGAGGGACACTACTTTAGTTTCACTCCGAACAGATCAAAACACAAATCCTGGGAATCAAGAAGCCAAGAAAGTAAAATCCGACGAGCAGAAACAAGTGATTAAAAGTGGGAAACTGCTGTTTTGTTCTGGGGATGAAGAAGTGTACACAATGGATCAGTTAATGAGGGCTTCAGCTGAGCTACTGGGTCGGGGTACTCTTGGTACAACATATAAAGCTGTGATGGCTAGCCAGTTGATCGTGTCCGTAAAGAGATTGGATGCATGCAAAACCGCCATTACAGGTGGTGATGCATTTGAGCAGCATATGGAATCTGTCGGTATGCTGAGGCATCCGAATTTGGTTTCTGTGAGGGCTTATTTTCAGGCTAAACAAGAAAGGTTGATTATTTATGATTATCAACCTAATGGCAGTCTCTTCAATCTTATTCACG CAGGTTCCAGATCGGCCCGAGCCAAACCTCTTCATTGGACATCATGTCTGAAAATAGCAGAAGATGTTGCACAAGGCCTAGCATACATCCACCAAGCATCCAAGTTCATCCATGGCAATCTCAAATCTTCCAATGTCTTGTTGGGCTCTGATTTTGAGGCCTGTGTCACAGACTACTGCCTGGCAACCCTCGCCGACCCTTCGTCGGACGACGACCCCGACAACACGGGCTACAAAGCCCCTGAAACCCGCAAATCCCCTCGGAAGTCTACGGCCAAATCCGACGTCTACGCCTTTGGTACCCTCTTGTTAGAGCTCTTGACTGGAAAACCGCCTTCCCAACATCCGTTTCTTGCGCCTCCCGACATGCCGGATTGGGTTCGAGCGATGAGAGAAGATGATGCTGAGGATGACACGCGTCTTAGAATGTTGGTCGAGGTCGCGAGCATGTGCAGCTTGACGTCGGCCGAGCAGAGGCCGACCATGTGGCAGGTGTTGAAGATGATCACAAATATAAAGGAGATTATGGATGATAGTTCAAGGGATTTGCAGAACGGGTACTTGTGA
- the LOC140887036 gene encoding probable inactive receptor kinase At5g67200 isoform X2 yields MKLNIVRLLFSLSFLPFVLSLRANGRGSGGVGVDGGAVASLPADAISLLAFKSAADLDGKLLYTTNERFDYCQWQGVKCAQGRVVRYIVQGFGLRGTVSDASLTNLDQLRVLSLKNNSLFGTLPDFSLLINLKTLFLDHNHFSGAFPLSLLSLHRILILDLSQNNFTGLLPENLTVLDRLSYLRLDSNRFNGPIPPLNQTLLEVFNVSNNNLTGPVPVTPTLKKFQVSSFLHNPNLCGEVINKPCQDSPFFNSSAGSASVASPPSPLLQNAQSQQGLSIVSPPNQHKHRKNVGLILGFVIAVLILTAAGLSLMALIKKRRENRDQIEAIEENQFPEETTVTKTQRDTTLVSLRTDQNTNPGNQEAKKVKSDEQKQVIKSGKLLFCSGDEEVYTMDQLMRASAELLGRGTLGTTYKAVMASQLIVSVKRLDACKTAITGGDAFEQHMESVGMLRHPNLVSVRAYFQAKQERLIIYDYQPNGSLFNLIHGSRSARAKPLHWTSCLKIAEDVAQGLAYIHQASKFIHGNLKSSNVLLGSDFEACVTDYCLATLADPSSDDDPDNTGYKAPETRKSPRKSTAKSDVYAFGTLLLELLTGKPPSQHPFLAPPDMPDWVRAMREDDAEDDTRLRMLVEVASMCSLTSAEQRPTMWQVLKMITNIKEIMDDSSRDLQNGYL; encoded by the exons ATGAAGCTCAACATCGTGAGACTCTTATTTTCTTTGTCATTTCTGCCTTTCGTACTCAGCCTTCGTGCTAACGGCAGGGGGAGCGGAGGTGTCGGCGTAGATGGCGGCGCAGTTGCCTCTCTTCCCGCTGATGCTATCTCACTTCTGGCATTCAAGTCAGCGGCGGACTTGGACGGGAAACTTCTCTACACCACTAACGAAAGGTTCGATTACTGCCAATGGCAAGGCGTGAAATGCGCGCAAGGCCGCGTCGTGCGGTACATTGTCCAGGGCTTCGGCCTCCGGGGAACTGTTTCCGACGCCTCGCTCACGAACCTCGACCAGCTCCGTGTCCTGAGTCTCAAAAACAACTCGCTTTTCGGTACCCTCCCCGACTTCTCCCTTCTCATAAACCTCAAAACTCTCTTTTTAGACCATAACCACTTCTCCGGAGCTTTCCCTCTCTCCCTTTTGTCTCTCCACCGAATCTTGATTCTTGATTTGTCTCAGAACAACTTCACCGGCCTCTTGCCGGAGAATTTGACGGTTTTAGACCGATTGAGTTACCTCCGGCTGGATTCAAACCGGTTCAATGGGCCCATTCCTCCATTAAACCAGACTTTATTGGAAGTGTTCAATGTTTCTAATAATAACCTCACCGGTCCTGTACCTGTGACCCCAACTCTCAAGAAATTCCAAGTTTCCTCCTTTCTACATAATCCCAACCTCTGCGGTGAGGTTATCAACAAACCTTGTCAAGATTCACCTTTCTTTAACTCATCGGCCGGCAGCGCCAGCGTGGCCTCACCTCCATCGCCGCTTCTGCAGAACGCACAGTCCCAGCAAGGGTTAAGCATCGTTTCACCCCCGAATCAGCATAAACATCGTAAAAACGTAGGCTTGATTCTGGGTTTTGTGATTGCTGTCCTGATTCTAACGGCAGCTGGTTTAAGCCTTATGGCGTTGatcaagaaaagaagagaaaacagAGACCAGATTGAAGCCATCGAAGAAAACCAATTCCCTGAGGAAACCACAGTCACTAAAACTCAGAGGGACACTACTTTAGTTTCACTCCGAACAGATCAAAACACAAATCCTGGGAATCAAGAAGCCAAGAAAGTAAAATCCGACGAGCAGAAACAAGTGATTAAAAGTGGGAAACTGCTGTTTTGTTCTGGGGATGAAGAAGTGTACACAATGGATCAGTTAATGAGGGCTTCAGCTGAGCTACTGGGTCGGGGTACTCTTGGTACAACATATAAAGCTGTGATGGCTAGCCAGTTGATCGTGTCCGTAAAGAGATTGGATGCATGCAAAACCGCCATTACAGGTGGTGATGCATTTGAGCAGCATATGGAATCTGTCGGTATGCTGAGGCATCCGAATTTGGTTTCTGTGAGGGCTTATTTTCAGGCTAAACAAGAAAGGTTGATTATTTATGATTATCAACCTAATGGCAGTCTCTTCAATCTTATTCACG GTTCCAGATCGGCCCGAGCCAAACCTCTTCATTGGACATCATGTCTGAAAATAGCAGAAGATGTTGCACAAGGCCTAGCATACATCCACCAAGCATCCAAGTTCATCCATGGCAATCTCAAATCTTCCAATGTCTTGTTGGGCTCTGATTTTGAGGCCTGTGTCACAGACTACTGCCTGGCAACCCTCGCCGACCCTTCGTCGGACGACGACCCCGACAACACGGGCTACAAAGCCCCTGAAACCCGCAAATCCCCTCGGAAGTCTACGGCCAAATCCGACGTCTACGCCTTTGGTACCCTCTTGTTAGAGCTCTTGACTGGAAAACCGCCTTCCCAACATCCGTTTCTTGCGCCTCCCGACATGCCGGATTGGGTTCGAGCGATGAGAGAAGATGATGCTGAGGATGACACGCGTCTTAGAATGTTGGTCGAGGTCGCGAGCATGTGCAGCTTGACGTCGGCCGAGCAGAGGCCGACCATGTGGCAGGTGTTGAAGATGATCACAAATATAAAGGAGATTATGGATGATAGTTCAAGGGATTTGCAGAACGGGTACTTGTGA